One region of Glutamicibacter sp. B1 genomic DNA includes:
- a CDS encoding class I SAM-dependent methyltransferase, with the protein MTSDHYFTATPASADERRTIEVELNGKVRKVQTAAGIFSPAGLDKGTAVLLQYVPAPRGRVLDIGCGWGPITLTAAEQSPESTVYGVDVNERSIELTRLNAQQLSLSNVVVGTPESVDPTLEFDTIWSNPPIRIGKEALHELLMLWLPRLAAGGDAWLVVQKNLGSDSLQKWLIEQLPATWSVTREATAKAFRVLKVSRPA; encoded by the coding sequence ATGACCTCGGATCACTACTTCACGGCCACCCCTGCCTCCGCTGATGAGCGACGCACCATTGAAGTCGAACTCAACGGCAAGGTGCGCAAGGTTCAAACTGCCGCAGGCATCTTCTCGCCTGCTGGTTTAGATAAGGGCACCGCAGTGTTGTTGCAGTACGTTCCAGCGCCCCGCGGCCGCGTACTGGACATCGGTTGCGGCTGGGGACCTATCACGCTGACCGCTGCTGAACAGTCACCGGAATCTACCGTGTATGGCGTAGACGTGAACGAGCGTTCGATTGAACTAACACGACTAAACGCCCAACAGTTGTCATTGAGCAACGTGGTGGTCGGAACCCCTGAATCTGTGGATCCGACGCTTGAGTTTGATACGATCTGGTCCAACCCACCGATCCGCATCGGAAAAGAAGCACTACACGAACTGCTGATGCTCTGGCTACCGCGCTTGGCTGCCGGTGGAGATGCTTGGTTAGTCGTACAGAAGAATCTGGGAAGTGATTCTCTGCAGAAGTGGCTCATCGAGCAGCTTCCTGCCACCTGGTCAGTCACCCGTGAAGCCACGGCCAAGGCCTTCCGAGTATTAAAAGTTTCCCGTCCAGCTTAG
- the miaB gene encoding tRNA (N6-isopentenyl adenosine(37)-C2)-methylthiotransferase MiaB, which produces MNVHDSERLSGLLEDAGLNRKPEELKDEVADVVVFNTCAVRENADNKLYGNLGILKAIKAERPNMQIAVGGCLAQKDRDTILKKAPWVDVVFGTHNIGSLPTLLARSEHNKQAELEILESLDVFPSTLPTRRESVYAGWVSISVGCNNTCTFCIVPSLRGKERDRRPGEILAEIQALVDDGAIEVTLLGQNVNSYGVEFGDRLAFGKLLRACGEIEGLERVRFTSPHPAAFTDDVIEAMAETPNVMPQLHMPLQSGSDKVLKDMRRSYRSKKFLGILDKVRERIPHAAITTDIIVGFPGETEEDFQATLDVVEASRFSSAFTFQYSKRPGTPAANLDDQLPKAVVQERYERLTALQDRIAKEENAKQLGRTVEVMVTEQSGRKAEETHRLAGRAQDQRLVHFSVPPTAEVPRPGDLVTLPITEVAAFHLISDPELEQYSLRRSRAGDAWDRSQAESCGVPTPGASSTPGRTSLGMPTLKVRS; this is translated from the coding sequence ATGAATGTCCATGATTCCGAACGACTTTCAGGTCTTTTGGAAGACGCTGGTTTAAACCGCAAGCCTGAAGAACTCAAGGACGAGGTCGCCGACGTCGTCGTGTTCAATACTTGTGCAGTGCGCGAAAACGCGGACAACAAGCTTTACGGAAACCTTGGCATTCTCAAAGCTATTAAGGCAGAACGCCCTAACATGCAGATTGCCGTCGGCGGTTGCTTGGCTCAAAAGGACCGAGACACCATTTTGAAGAAGGCCCCATGGGTCGATGTCGTCTTCGGTACCCACAACATTGGATCGTTGCCTACCCTTTTGGCCCGTTCGGAGCACAACAAGCAGGCAGAACTCGAGATCTTAGAATCCCTCGATGTCTTCCCATCGACATTGCCCACCCGCCGTGAGTCCGTCTACGCCGGATGGGTCTCGATCTCCGTTGGTTGCAACAACACCTGTACTTTCTGCATCGTTCCGTCACTACGCGGTAAGGAACGTGACCGTAGACCCGGTGAAATCCTGGCTGAAATCCAAGCGCTGGTAGATGACGGCGCCATTGAGGTCACCTTGCTTGGCCAAAATGTTAACTCTTACGGCGTCGAATTCGGAGATCGATTGGCCTTCGGCAAGCTCCTACGTGCATGTGGCGAAATTGAAGGGCTCGAACGCGTTCGTTTTACCAGCCCGCACCCGGCAGCGTTCACCGATGATGTCATCGAAGCCATGGCTGAAACACCAAATGTAATGCCACAGTTGCACATGCCACTACAGTCTGGATCCGACAAGGTCCTCAAAGACATGCGTCGCTCCTACCGTTCCAAGAAATTCCTTGGCATCCTCGATAAGGTCCGCGAACGCATTCCACACGCTGCGATTACCACCGACATCATTGTCGGGTTCCCGGGAGAAACCGAAGAGGATTTCCAAGCAACTTTGGATGTCGTAGAAGCTTCGCGTTTTTCCTCGGCCTTCACCTTCCAATACTCGAAGCGCCCGGGCACACCGGCAGCTAACCTAGACGACCAGCTGCCCAAGGCAGTCGTTCAAGAACGCTACGAGCGTTTGACCGCGCTTCAAGATCGTATTGCCAAGGAAGAAAACGCTAAACAGCTGGGCCGAACCGTTGAGGTAATGGTGACCGAGCAATCAGGTCGCAAAGCTGAGGAAACTCACCGACTTGCTGGCCGTGCCCAGGACCAACGCCTCGTGCACTTCTCGGTGCCACCGACAGCTGAAGTGCCACGCCCCGGCGATCTGGTGACCCTGCCGATTACCGAGGTCGCAGCGTTCCACCTGATTTCTGATCCAGAGCTAGAACAATACTCGTTGCGTCGTTCGCGTGCAGGTGACGCATGGGATCGCTCCCAGGCAGAAAGCTGTGGTGTACCGACCCCAGGAGCTTCGAGCACGCCGGGACGCACAAGTCTGGGTATGCCAACGCTCAAGGTTCGTAGCTAA
- the miaA gene encoding tRNA (adenosine(37)-N6)-dimethylallyltransferase MiaA, with amino-acid sequence MTETNLPVIAIVGPTGTGKSDLAIALAQELGGEIVNSDALQFYRGMDIGTAKLPVSERGGIEHHLLDTLSITEEASVAAFQEQAREQFSRIRARGKVPVMVGGSGLYVRAALDVIDFPPTDPDVRKRLEAEVQEHGDGDLRRRLASVDPVSAERNLDLRRAIRAMEVYEISQRPFSSYMPQREYVAPALQIGLNYDRSALHEALETRVQKMDSMGLAAEVAGLLEQGLREGKTSSRAIGYQQYTDYLDGKITRAEAIEQTVIATRKFARRQITWFNADPRVNWLNPTEPNLIGKALSLVGKS; translated from the coding sequence ATGACCGAAACTAATTTGCCGGTGATCGCAATCGTTGGACCTACCGGTACCGGCAAATCAGATTTAGCGATTGCCCTAGCCCAAGAACTGGGCGGTGAAATCGTCAATTCTGATGCTTTGCAGTTCTATCGCGGAATGGATATCGGGACGGCAAAATTGCCGGTATCTGAACGTGGCGGAATCGAACATCATTTATTGGATACCCTATCGATCACCGAAGAAGCATCGGTGGCCGCATTCCAAGAGCAGGCCCGCGAACAGTTCTCGCGGATTCGTGCTCGCGGTAAGGTTCCAGTGATGGTGGGAGGCTCAGGGCTTTATGTCAGAGCAGCCCTCGACGTGATCGATTTCCCGCCCACGGACCCAGACGTCAGAAAACGACTGGAAGCAGAAGTCCAGGAACATGGCGATGGCGATCTACGTCGTCGATTGGCCAGTGTGGATCCGGTGTCGGCTGAACGCAATCTAGATCTGCGACGGGCTATCAGGGCAATGGAGGTCTACGAGATTTCGCAGCGTCCGTTTAGCTCCTATATGCCACAGCGAGAGTACGTGGCCCCGGCGCTTCAAATCGGACTAAACTACGATCGTTCAGCGTTACACGAGGCACTAGAAACTCGTGTGCAGAAAATGGACTCCATGGGATTGGCTGCAGAAGTTGCTGGACTCTTGGAGCAAGGATTACGCGAGGGGAAGACCTCTTCGCGCGCGATCGGCTACCAGCAATACACCGATTATCTTGACGGCAAGATTACTCGGGCTGAAGCCATTGAGCAGACGGTAATCGCCACCAGAAAATTTGCTCGACGACAGATCACTTGGTTCAATGCTGACCCCCGGGTCAACTGGCTGAACCCCACCGAGCCGAATCTTATTGGCAAGGCCCTGTCCCTTGTCGGCAAGTCATAA
- the hflX gene encoding GTPase HflX, which yields MFDEPTESSRATSRSGGHPHYSGMRSTSKETMTNSESHEHDSASMDDAQIQAAIDRILEADDAQSPQVQHFGEEENSIFSGQATALNRFSSGLSQYDGDQDDLAERRALRRVAGLSTELEDVTEVEYRQLRLERVVLAGIWSEGTVNDAENSLRELAALAETAGSEVLDGVVQRRSKPDPSTFLGSGKAEELRGIVASTGADTVVVDAELAPSQRRALEDIVKVKVIDRTSLILDIFAQHAKSREGKAQVELAQLEYLLPRLRGWGESMSRQAGGRVGAAGGGIGSRGPGETKIEMDRRRIRDRMAKLRREIKAMKPAREAKRANRKRNEVPAVAIAGYTNAGKSSLLNRLTNAGVLVENALFATLDPTVRQSATEDGLTYTLADTVGFVSNLPTQLVEAFRSTLEEIADSDLILHVVDASHPDPEGQIQAVRTVLGEVDALNIPEIIVLNKADVADPFVIERIRNRESNTSVVSAHTGEGIDQLLEKISTSIPRPGIQLEVLIPYERGDLIAKLHQSESEILESEHLENGTRMIVKVRDSLAAELETFNIHG from the coding sequence ATGTTTGATGAACCGACTGAATCCTCACGCGCCACGTCGCGAAGTGGGGGTCACCCGCACTATTCTGGAATGCGAAGTACTTCTAAGGAGACCATGACTAACTCCGAGTCACACGAGCACGATTCGGCATCAATGGATGATGCCCAGATCCAGGCCGCCATCGACCGGATCCTCGAAGCCGACGATGCCCAGAGCCCACAAGTCCAACACTTCGGCGAAGAAGAAAACTCAATCTTCTCCGGACAGGCCACTGCGCTCAATCGCTTTTCGTCAGGCTTAAGCCAATATGACGGGGACCAAGACGACCTCGCCGAGCGTCGCGCCTTGCGCCGTGTAGCTGGCCTGTCCACTGAGCTCGAAGACGTTACCGAAGTCGAGTATCGCCAGCTTCGCCTTGAGCGAGTTGTCTTGGCTGGTATTTGGAGCGAGGGAACCGTCAACGACGCCGAAAATTCCTTACGTGAACTTGCGGCTCTAGCTGAGACCGCAGGTTCCGAAGTTTTGGACGGGGTCGTCCAACGACGCAGTAAGCCGGATCCTTCGACGTTCCTCGGCTCAGGCAAGGCTGAGGAACTGCGCGGAATTGTGGCATCTACCGGCGCCGATACCGTGGTGGTTGACGCCGAACTGGCTCCTTCGCAGCGCCGTGCGCTCGAAGACATCGTGAAGGTCAAGGTTATTGACCGCACCAGCTTGATCTTGGACATCTTTGCACAACACGCGAAGTCCCGAGAAGGTAAAGCACAGGTCGAACTGGCTCAGCTGGAATACCTTTTGCCACGACTTCGCGGTTGGGGTGAATCCATGTCGCGTCAGGCTGGTGGTCGTGTAGGTGCGGCCGGTGGCGGTATCGGCTCCCGTGGTCCTGGTGAAACCAAGATCGAAATGGACCGTCGTCGTATTCGTGACCGCATGGCGAAACTACGTCGTGAGATCAAAGCGATGAAACCTGCACGTGAAGCCAAACGAGCGAACCGAAAGCGCAATGAAGTTCCGGCAGTAGCAATCGCTGGGTACACGAACGCTGGAAAGTCTTCGTTGCTCAATCGCCTGACTAACGCCGGCGTCCTGGTTGAGAACGCACTGTTCGCCACCCTGGATCCGACCGTACGCCAGTCTGCGACCGAAGACGGACTGACTTACACACTGGCCGATACTGTGGGGTTCGTATCGAACCTGCCTACACAGTTGGTCGAGGCCTTCCGTTCGACTTTGGAAGAAATCGCGGATTCAGATCTGATCTTGCATGTTGTTGATGCTTCACACCCTGACCCGGAAGGACAGATCCAGGCTGTTCGTACGGTCCTTGGAGAAGTTGATGCGTTGAATATTCCGGAAATCATCGTCCTAAATAAGGCTGATGTTGCTGATCCGTTTGTTATTGAACGAATCAGAAACCGTGAATCGAACACTTCGGTTGTTTCGGCTCACACCGGCGAGGGCATTGACCAGCTCCTAGAAAAGATCAGCACCTCAATCCCGCGTCCCGGTATCCAGCTTGAAGTTCTTATTCCTTACGAGCGTGGGGATCTGATTGCTAAGTTGCACCAGAGTGAGTCCGAAATCTTGGAAAGCGAACACCTAGAAAATGGCACGCGGATGATCGTGAAGGTACGAGATTCCCTCGCTGCAGAGTTGGAGACTTTCAACATTCATGGATAA
- the dapF gene encoding diaminopimelate epimerase, whose product MYSTELGQLAGQPFAKGHATGNDFVLIADPNAEIDLSAQQVAALCHRRFGIGGDGMIRAVPTSKMPGYEQLADQNPDAYWFMDYRNSDGSIAEMCGNGVRAFAHFLIAEGLIELLVGQSFYIGSRAGIKMITRIADGYAVNLGPWGLIFEDKAEADSIDSLVKPRGWDQALPALSITMGNPHTVVALPDGGMLDALDLFEEPEVAPKPEHGTNVEFVVPNEPLIEEDGVAQIKMRVHERGVGETLSCGTGACAAAAAVRYWARGTALINQWAVTVPGGVVGVEFRANEAGGEDTILSGPAELVARGVIGAK is encoded by the coding sequence ATGTACAGCACTGAACTAGGTCAATTGGCGGGGCAGCCCTTCGCCAAGGGGCATGCCACGGGTAATGACTTTGTTTTAATCGCTGATCCGAACGCAGAAATTGATCTCAGCGCCCAGCAAGTTGCTGCGCTGTGCCATCGACGTTTTGGTATCGGCGGAGACGGGATGATCCGCGCAGTACCTACATCGAAGATGCCGGGATACGAGCAACTAGCAGATCAAAATCCTGACGCTTACTGGTTTATGGATTATCGAAATTCCGACGGGTCAATTGCAGAGATGTGCGGAAATGGCGTGCGTGCCTTCGCGCACTTCCTGATTGCTGAAGGCTTGATAGAACTTCTTGTCGGTCAAAGCTTCTACATTGGCAGCCGTGCTGGGATCAAGATGATCACCAGGATCGCCGACGGATACGCGGTGAATCTTGGGCCGTGGGGACTGATCTTTGAAGATAAAGCTGAAGCAGATTCCATTGATTCACTGGTTAAGCCTCGTGGATGGGACCAAGCGCTACCGGCTTTGAGCATCACTATGGGCAACCCACATACGGTCGTGGCCCTTCCAGATGGGGGCATGCTCGATGCTCTTGATCTGTTTGAAGAACCAGAGGTTGCTCCAAAGCCTGAACATGGCACGAACGTGGAGTTTGTTGTTCCCAATGAGCCCCTGATTGAAGAAGACGGCGTCGCTCAGATAAAGATGCGTGTTCACGAACGCGGGGTGGGGGAGACGCTCTCGTGCGGGACCGGGGCCTGTGCAGCGGCCGCCGCAGTACGATATTGGGCTCGTGGCACAGCGCTTATCAATCAGTGGGCCGTGACGGTGCCAGGCGGTGTTGTCGGGGTCGAATTCCGTGCCAACGAAGCAGGTGGCGAGGACACGATTCTGTCCGGGCCAGCCGAATTGGTTGCCCGAGGAGTAATTGGCGCCAAGTAG